A genomic stretch from bacterium includes:
- a CDS encoding IclR family transcriptional regulator: MVRRDKSNYIIQSVAHALDVLEEFRNETEELGVTELSKKLKLHKNNVFRILATLQSRNYIEQNRANDNYRLGIKCLELGQTFIHQRGLLKQARPILQELAETTEETSYISILRGSEVVYLDSVETSSTVRVISRVGLHMPIHATAAGKAMVSHDSDEELRKLFSGELPSFTKATRTDCDDLLKEIALVRERGYATDLEEFEVGLRCIGAPVRDYTRKVVGAISVSGPAHRLTDDRIATVVGPELARAGKALSARLGFRE, encoded by the coding sequence ATGGTCCGTCGAGACAAGTCGAATTATATCATCCAGTCTGTCGCCCACGCCCTCGATGTTCTTGAGGAATTCCGGAATGAAACGGAGGAGTTGGGAGTCACCGAGCTCAGCAAAAAGCTGAAACTCCACAAAAACAACGTCTTCCGCATTCTCGCGACGCTCCAGTCCCGCAACTACATCGAGCAGAACCGGGCCAATGACAACTACCGCCTCGGGATCAAGTGCCTCGAGCTGGGCCAGACCTTCATCCACCAGCGCGGGCTCCTGAAACAGGCCAGGCCGATCCTGCAGGAACTTGCCGAGACCACGGAGGAGACGAGCTACATCTCCATCCTTCGGGGGAGCGAGGTGGTCTACCTCGATTCGGTGGAGACCTCTTCGACGGTCCGCGTCATCTCCCGAGTCGGGCTGCACATGCCGATCCACGCCACCGCCGCGGGGAAGGCCATGGTCTCCCATGACTCCGACGAGGAGCTGCGAAAGCTGTTTTCCGGCGAGCTCCCCAGCTTCACGAAGGCCACCCGGACCGATTGCGACGATCTCCTCAAGGAGATCGCGCTCGTCCGGGAACGTGGGTACGCCACCGACCTCGAGGAATTCGAGGTCGGGCTGCGCTGCATCGGCGCCCCCGTGCGCGATTACACCCGCAAGGTGGTCGGCGCGATCAGCGTGTCCGGCCCGGCGCACCGGCTTACCGACGACAGGATCGCCACCGTGGTCGGCCCGGAGCTCGCGCGGGCGGGGAAAGCCCTCTCGGCGCGCCTCGGTTTCCGGGAATAG
- a CDS encoding tetratricopeptide repeat protein, with amino-acid sequence MKRTGILLRLALPLALAATLSFSGCKKKQPPPPAGEGEPIRLNAAADITNYKEILRKDPTNLQALIGIGNLYYDTNRDLLAIENYRKALAIDPTNTDVRTDMAVCYRRSGNPVLAVEELKKAISITPRHAQSRYNLGVILIQDMHDIEGGIKAWEALLENVPDYPYRDNLKAEIARMRSAEGAGRQEYK; translated from the coding sequence ATGAAAAGAACCGGCATTCTCCTGCGTCTCGCGCTTCCGCTGGCACTCGCGGCGACCCTTTCGTTTTCCGGATGCAAAAAGAAGCAGCCGCCCCCCCCGGCGGGGGAGGGGGAACCGATCCGGCTGAACGCCGCCGCCGATATCACGAATTACAAGGAGATCCTGCGGAAGGATCCGACCAACCTGCAGGCGCTGATCGGCATCGGCAACCTCTACTACGACACGAATCGGGATCTGCTTGCGATCGAGAACTACCGGAAAGCGCTCGCGATCGACCCGACGAACACGGACGTGCGGACCGACATGGCGGTCTGCTACCGCCGCAGCGGGAACCCCGTCCTGGCGGTCGAGGAGCTCAAGAAGGCGATTTCCATCACCCCGCGGCACGCGCAGTCCCGCTACAACCTCGGGGTGATCCTCATTCAGGACATGCACGATATCGAGGGGGGGATCAAGGCGTGGGAAGCGCTCCTCGAAAATGTGCCGGACTACCCGTATCGGGACAACCTGAAGGCAGAGATCGCGAGGATGCGCTCGGCGGAGGGGGCCGGCAGGCAGGAGTACAAGTAG
- a CDS encoding ADP-ribosylglycohydrolase family protein: MESQTGTILSILLKKRLKTLGYPSLRKFHGDRPGLGLSYEVLRQVVYAGHIPRPETLFRILGSMQFSSSQVRKICGMHYGDYLPISSAVTDASLPSPAQTAVPNPESSQGPGAPYPAERSRPENEPSSTPLEEPGEILSRLRSSLQRIPVPGNEDFWEMVEALARIAEQKVRRSAGRQAEQPLLFAGEPEAIYQFLVRKNRIPPFLSRGETLTFEFVDGIDYRDRFRGALLGSAVGEALGAVTQGLTPRDIQELFGELDALPVAASARRPAAPHGSLVLSVTRSLLPDGILDPERTADAIARAGRRDDPPGLAGFARNLLERGLPWHEAGENTPESAPAVLVLPLALLRAGNFRRLKLEAGILVSLTHTHPTAIAGAIAHACAIARTLHTPASSLDVISFPRALSPVVAGIEPERGMRPRIGRSVTTVGRKLGAELPALLLRRAAVQEMQEALGNGTAAHEGIPFSLGCFLRSPGDFAEAVVPAVRHGGDARAIAAMAGALCGAYVGESGIPERFLAHLEGRRELGEAAEGLLALARRDG, translated from the coding sequence ATGGAATCCCAAACCGGGACCATCCTCTCGATCCTGCTGAAGAAACGCTTGAAAACATTGGGGTATCCCTCTCTCCGGAAGTTCCACGGCGATCGGCCGGGACTTGGCCTGAGTTACGAGGTCCTGCGGCAGGTCGTCTACGCCGGTCATATCCCCCGACCGGAAACCTTGTTCCGGATTCTCGGATCGATGCAATTCTCTTCCAGCCAGGTCCGGAAGATCTGCGGGATGCACTACGGGGATTACCTTCCGATCTCTTCCGCGGTCACCGACGCGTCCCTTCCCTCCCCCGCGCAGACGGCAGTCCCAAACCCGGAATCTTCCCAGGGTCCGGGCGCGCCGTACCCCGCCGAGCGCTCACGGCCGGAGAACGAACCGTCCTCGACGCCTCTGGAGGAGCCGGGAGAGATCCTTTCCCGCCTCCGCTCCTCTCTCCAGAGAATCCCGGTTCCCGGCAACGAGGATTTCTGGGAGATGGTCGAGGCGCTGGCGCGAATCGCGGAGCAGAAGGTCCGACGGAGCGCCGGCCGTCAGGCGGAGCAACCGCTGCTGTTCGCGGGGGAGCCCGAGGCGATCTACCAGTTCCTCGTCCGGAAGAACAGGATCCCCCCGTTCCTCTCCCGCGGCGAAACCCTGACGTTCGAATTCGTGGACGGAATCGATTACCGGGACCGCTTCCGTGGCGCACTCCTGGGCTCCGCGGTCGGCGAGGCCCTCGGCGCCGTAACGCAGGGACTGACCCCGAGGGACATCCAGGAGCTGTTCGGAGAGCTGGACGCCCTGCCGGTCGCCGCCTCCGCCCGGCGGCCCGCGGCGCCGCACGGCTCCCTCGTGCTGTCGGTCACCAGGTCCCTGCTGCCGGACGGAATCCTCGATCCCGAGAGGACGGCCGACGCGATCGCCCGCGCGGGCCGCCGGGACGACCCTCCGGGCCTCGCGGGGTTCGCGCGCAACCTCCTCGAGCGCGGGCTTCCCTGGCACGAGGCCGGGGAAAACACGCCGGAGAGCGCGCCCGCCGTCCTTGTCCTCCCCCTCGCGCTGCTCCGCGCCGGGAACTTCCGGAGGCTCAAGCTGGAGGCGGGAATCCTCGTTTCCCTGACGCACACCCACCCGACGGCGATCGCGGGGGCGATCGCGCATGCCTGCGCGATCGCGAGAACCCTCCACACCCCCGCGTCCTCGCTTGACGTGATCTCCTTCCCACGGGCGCTCTCCCCGGTCGTTGCGGGGATCGAGCCGGAGCGGGGGATGCGGCCGCGGATCGGGAGATCGGTCACGACGGTGGGAAGAAAGCTGGGGGCGGAGCTCCCCGCCCTCCTCCTGCGGCGCGCCGCCGTCCAGGAGATGCAGGAGGCGCTCGGGAACGGGACGGCGGCGCACGAGGGGATCCCCTTCTCCCTCGGATGCTTCCTTCGCTCGCCGGGGGACTTCGCCGAGGCGGTGGTGCCGGCGGTCCGCCACGGAGGGGATGCGCGCGCCATCGCCGCGATGGCGGGCGCGCTGTGCGGCGCGTACGTCGGGGAGTCGGGAATCCCGGAGCGGTTCCTCGCTCACCTGGAAGGGAGACGGGAACTCGGCGAAGCGGCGGAGGGGTTGCTCGCGCTGGCGCGCCGCGACGGTTAG
- the folK gene encoding 2-amino-4-hydroxy-6-hydroxymethyldihydropteridine diphosphokinase, whose translation MVGITRSVPHCRREAVLLLGSNQGRRVRRIRDAVDRLSRETELLAVSRMYASEPFGRSRQPWFLNLAVRAATGHSPWGLLALAKGLEREAGRRGAAHWGPRTLDVDILLLGDTVIDLPELVIPHAAMARRRFCLLPAAEVAPDAVVPMHGRTVAQLLDACEDPLEVIVL comes from the coding sequence ATCGTCGGGATAACCAGGAGTGTCCCCCACTGCCGAAGGGAGGCGGTTCTCCTCCTGGGGAGCAACCAGGGGAGACGGGTCCGGCGGATCCGCGACGCCGTGGACCGCCTTTCCCGCGAGACGGAACTGCTCGCCGTCTCACGGATGTACGCGAGCGAGCCGTTCGGGCGATCCCGCCAGCCGTGGTTCCTCAACCTGGCGGTCCGTGCGGCGACGGGACATTCCCCTTGGGGACTGCTCGCGCTCGCGAAGGGGCTCGAACGGGAGGCAGGCCGCCGGGGCGCCGCACACTGGGGTCCCAGGACGCTGGACGTCGACATCCTTCTTCTGGGGGACACGGTGATCGACCTGCCGGAACTTGTGATTCCGCACGCGGCGATGGCGCGGCGCCGTTTCTGCCTCCTGCCCGCCGCCGAAGTGGCCCCCGACGCGGTTGTTCCCATGCACGGCCGCACCGTCGCGCAGTTGCTGGACGCGTGCGAAGATCCCCTCGAGGTGATCGTGTTATGA
- a CDS encoding acyl-CoA dehydrogenase family protein has product MGFDPTPEQEALREMTHKFAANEIRPRAAEWDRDAVFPLDLFRKAFDLGLMTGFIPEIHGGQGLTMLDTCILEEEISWGCSGVATSMNANALALGPILLAGTGEQKRAFVQPFATEFRFASFCMTEPGAGSDAGGIATTARRDGDGYVLNGRKCFITNGAHASQYTVFASTDRSRGHRGLSAFVVPRETPGVSTGKKEDKMGQRASETSDVLFEDVRVPEANRLGAEGEGFKIAMRTIDYARAGVAAMAVGVARAAYEHAAEYGRQRVQFGQPIAMNQAIHFLLADMATDIEAARLLTWKAAWLADQGRRNTKESSFAKAFAADLAMRVATDAVQIFGGYGYMRDYPVEKLMRDAKLLQIYEGTSQIQRMVIAKETLMR; this is encoded by the coding sequence CTGGGGTTCGATCCGACGCCGGAGCAGGAGGCGCTCCGGGAGATGACCCACAAGTTCGCGGCCAACGAGATCCGGCCGCGGGCGGCGGAGTGGGACCGGGACGCCGTCTTCCCGCTGGATCTGTTCCGGAAGGCGTTCGACCTCGGGCTGATGACCGGGTTCATCCCGGAAATCCACGGGGGGCAGGGACTGACGATGCTCGATACGTGCATCCTCGAGGAGGAGATCTCCTGGGGATGCTCGGGGGTCGCCACGTCGATGAACGCCAACGCGCTCGCGCTGGGGCCGATCCTCCTGGCCGGCACCGGGGAGCAGAAGCGGGCGTTCGTCCAGCCGTTCGCCACGGAGTTCCGGTTCGCTTCCTTCTGCATGACCGAGCCGGGCGCGGGCTCGGACGCCGGCGGGATCGCCACGACGGCCCGCCGGGACGGCGACGGATACGTGCTGAACGGCCGGAAGTGCTTCATCACGAACGGCGCGCACGCCTCCCAGTACACCGTGTTCGCCTCGACCGACCGGTCCCGGGGACACAGGGGGCTGTCGGCCTTCGTCGTCCCGCGGGAGACGCCCGGAGTCTCCACGGGGAAGAAGGAGGACAAGATGGGGCAGCGCGCTTCCGAGACGTCCGACGTCCTTTTCGAGGATGTCCGGGTCCCCGAGGCGAACCGGCTCGGGGCGGAGGGAGAGGGGTTCAAGATCGCCATGCGGACGATCGACTACGCGCGCGCGGGGGTGGCCGCGATGGCCGTGGGCGTCGCCCGGGCGGCGTATGAGCACGCGGCGGAGTACGGGCGCCAGCGGGTCCAGTTCGGTCAGCCGATCGCGATGAACCAGGCGATCCATTTCCTGCTCGCGGACATGGCGACCGACATCGAGGCGGCCCGGCTGCTGACATGGAAGGCGGCGTGGCTCGCGGACCAGGGGAGGCGGAACACGAAGGAATCGTCCTTCGCCAAGGCGTTCGCGGCCGACCTGGCGATGCGCGTCGCCACCGACGCGGTCCAGATCTTCGGGGGGTACGGCTACATGAGGGATTACCCCGTGGAGAAGCTGATGCGGGACGCGAAACTGCTGCAGATCTACGAGGGGACCAGCCAGATCCAGCGGATGGTCATCGCGAAGGAAACCCTGATGCGCTAA
- a CDS encoding fumarylacetoacetate hydrolase family protein, which yields MRIARFETGGGPRYGVIDPGNGIIREIAGEPFGPVEATGVARRLEEVRLLAPVAPGKIVAVGLNYRDHAREMGKTIPEEPLLFLKAPSALNDPGGEIVYPPQSRRVDYEAELAVVIGRVSKNVREKDAAAHILGYTCINDVTARDLQAKDVQYTRAKGFDTFAPLGPWIVTDFDPAEAPVRCLVNGEVRQNGNTREMGASVFRLVEFISSVMTLFPGDVIATGTPPGVGSLHVGDVVTVEVGGIGVLVNRVVAPGE from the coding sequence ATGAGGATCGCGCGATTCGAAACCGGGGGCGGGCCCCGGTACGGCGTGATCGACCCGGGGAACGGGATCATCCGGGAGATCGCGGGGGAGCCGTTCGGCCCCGTCGAGGCGACCGGCGTCGCGCGGCGGCTCGAAGAGGTCCGCCTCCTCGCCCCGGTGGCCCCCGGCAAGATCGTGGCGGTGGGCCTCAATTACAGGGACCACGCCCGCGAGATGGGGAAGACGATCCCCGAGGAGCCTCTCCTGTTCCTCAAGGCTCCCTCCGCGCTGAACGATCCCGGGGGGGAGATCGTCTACCCGCCGCAGTCGCGGCGCGTGGATTACGAGGCGGAGCTCGCGGTCGTGATCGGCCGGGTGTCGAAGAACGTGAGGGAGAAGGACGCCGCCGCGCACATCCTCGGCTACACCTGCATCAACGACGTGACCGCACGCGACCTCCAGGCGAAGGACGTTCAGTACACCCGCGCCAAGGGGTTCGACACGTTCGCCCCGCTCGGGCCCTGGATCGTCACCGATTTCGATCCGGCCGAAGCGCCCGTCCGCTGCCTCGTGAACGGCGAGGTCCGGCAGAACGGCAACACGCGGGAGATGGGCGCATCCGTCTTCCGGCTGGTCGAATTCATCTCTTCCGTCATGACGCTCTTTCCGGGGGACGTGATCGCGACCGGAACGCCCCCCGGCGTCGGATCGCTCCACGTGGGGGATGTCGTGACCGTCGAGGTGGGCGGGATCGGCGTCCTCGTCAACCGTGTCGTCGCTCCGGGGGAGTAG
- the dapB gene encoding 4-hydroxy-tetrahydrodipicolinate reductase — protein MSGVVVCGAMGRMGRAVLGILKEGAHGFTLAGAVEAAGHPLLSRDAFEAAGAGRAGVPVTDDFAKAVAAADVAIDFTGPDTSARNAGMAAAAGKPIVIGSTGLGPAHMERIRNAAAKVAIVQSPNMSVGVNLMFKVAADVARVLGEEYDVEIVETHHRFKKDAPSGTAVRLADAVAAALGRTMEESGVYGRRGMVGERPRKEIGVFAVRAGDVVGDHTLIFGGIGERFEITHRAHSRDTFARGAVRAAAWILGKPPGLYDMADVLGAGK, from the coding sequence TTGTCCGGTGTCGTGGTCTGCGGTGCGATGGGGAGGATGGGGAGGGCGGTCCTCGGCATCCTGAAGGAGGGCGCGCACGGGTTTACCCTCGCCGGCGCGGTCGAGGCGGCGGGGCATCCCCTGCTCTCCCGGGACGCCTTCGAGGCGGCCGGGGCCGGAAGGGCGGGGGTTCCCGTCACCGACGACTTCGCGAAGGCGGTCGCCGCCGCGGACGTGGCGATCGATTTCACGGGGCCCGACACTTCGGCGCGCAACGCCGGGATGGCCGCCGCCGCGGGGAAGCCGATCGTCATCGGGAGCACGGGGCTCGGTCCGGCCCACATGGAGCGGATCCGGAACGCGGCGGCGAAGGTGGCGATCGTCCAATCCCCCAACATGAGCGTCGGGGTGAACCTGATGTTCAAGGTGGCGGCCGACGTGGCGCGGGTGCTGGGGGAGGAGTACGACGTGGAGATCGTCGAGACGCACCACCGGTTCAAGAAGGACGCTCCCTCGGGAACGGCGGTTCGTCTCGCCGACGCGGTGGCGGCCGCCCTCGGGCGGACGATGGAAGAATCGGGGGTGTACGGGCGCCGGGGGATGGTCGGCGAGCGCCCCCGCAAGGAGATCGGCGTCTTCGCCGTCCGCGCCGGGGACGTCGTGGGGGACCACACGCTCATCTTCGGCGGAATCGGCGAGCGGTTCGAGATCACCCACCGGGCCCACAGCCGGGACACCTTCGCCCGCGGCGCCGTGCGGGCGGCCGCGTGGATCCTCGGCAAACCGCCGGGGCTCTACGACATGGCGGACGTCCTGGGAGCGGGGAAATGA
- a CDS encoding TetR family transcriptional regulator has translation MREGGAMGRGGPNSGGEKRDRILRAAVKIFSRKGFFNSRVSEIARAAEVADGTIYLYFRNKDDLLISLFEEKMGEVVEDVRRRIAAGGNAIGKLRIFIENHMDLLEREAGLVEVLQVELRQSTKFLKDYTPVKFFEYLEVISDILEEGKRQGDLRPDLNVSIARRAIFGALDELSLTYILSRKPKYHPTVTAAELCRLLLEGLCVPGAAAGEG, from the coding sequence ATGAGGGAGGGGGGAGCGATGGGGAGGGGCGGACCGAACAGCGGTGGTGAGAAGCGGGACCGGATCCTTCGAGCCGCCGTAAAGATCTTCTCCCGGAAAGGGTTCTTCAACTCGAGGGTGTCGGAGATCGCCCGGGCCGCGGAAGTCGCGGACGGGACCATCTATCTGTACTTCCGGAACAAGGACGACCTGCTGATCTCCCTGTTCGAAGAGAAGATGGGGGAGGTGGTGGAGGATGTGCGCCGGCGGATCGCCGCCGGCGGGAACGCCATCGGGAAACTCAGGATCTTCATCGAAAACCACATGGATCTCCTGGAGCGCGAGGCCGGGCTCGTCGAGGTTCTCCAGGTGGAGCTGCGGCAGAGCACGAAGTTCCTGAAGGACTACACCCCGGTCAAATTCTTCGAGTACCTCGAAGTCATCAGCGATATCCTCGAGGAAGGAAAGAGGCAGGGGGACCTCCGCCCGGACCTGAACGTCAGCATCGCGCGGCGCGCCATCTTCGGCGCGCTGGACGAGTTGTCCCTCACGTACATCCTTTCGAGGAAACCGAAGTATCATCCGACCGTGACCGCCGCCGAGCTGTGCCGCCTCCTGCTGGAGGGTCTGTGCGTGCCCGGGGCGGCCGCCGGGGAGGGCTGA